The Erythrobacter insulae genome window below encodes:
- a CDS encoding M23 family metallopeptidase — protein MNTLFKRSISKVAAGVFAAASLIAAAPAAANTSANAASNASSAADITQTIDEGKAEGLASGDPRFRQLFASWTALDRAGPGSPVTEQPVVSVPSRMPLAGAKLTSGYGMRNHPVLRRRARHKGVDLAAPTGTPVYATADGIIERADWFSSYGLYISIDHGSDLETRYAHMSKLAVAAGDTVRKGDVIGYVGSTGRSTGPHLHYEVRLDGVAVNPIPYMVETEAQVALSDDTQLTGRGGQ, from the coding sequence ATGAATACGCTTTTCAAGCGTTCTATCTCCAAGGTTGCGGCAGGCGTATTCGCTGCCGCTTCTCTTATCGCCGCTGCTCCGGCCGCTGCAAATACCTCAGCCAACGCCGCCAGCAATGCGAGCTCAGCTGCTGATATCACCCAGACAATCGATGAAGGCAAAGCCGAGGGTCTGGCGTCGGGCGATCCGCGTTTCCGCCAACTGTTCGCAAGCTGGACCGCTCTTGATCGGGCCGGACCAGGCTCACCTGTAACCGAGCAGCCGGTTGTATCTGTTCCTTCGCGCATGCCACTGGCTGGCGCGAAGCTGACCAGCGGATACGGCATGCGCAACCACCCGGTTCTGCGTCGCCGCGCCCGTCATAAAGGTGTCGATCTGGCCGCGCCCACCGGCACCCCGGTTTACGCTACCGCCGACGGTATCATTGAACGGGCCGACTGGTTCTCAAGCTACGGGCTTTATATCAGCATCGATCATGGTTCTGATCTTGAAACGCGCTATGCGCACATGTCCAAACTCGCAGTGGCCGCTGGTGATACCGTGCGTAAGGGCGACGTGATCGGCTATGTCGGCTCAACTGGCCGCTCGACCGGCCCCCACCTCCATTACGAAGTCCGCCTTGATGGGGTTGCAGTCAATCCAATTCCCTATATGGTAGAAACCGAAGCGCAGGTCGCTCTGTCTGATGACACGCAGTTGACCGGCCGCGGCGGCCAGTAA
- a CDS encoding acyl-CoA synthetase — MTLHPIAHAQTRPDDPAVIMAGSGAQMTFGELDAAANRFAQLLRARGLRANDAFAVLLENRMEFFTIIWGSQRAGTMLVPISTRLTAPEIAYILRDSEAKFLITSAAFEDILPGIREACPDVPILTIGSGDESDFAAQLDAQSADPIADQSAGLVMLYSSGTTGRPKGIRPAPPEDPDPLAPNPLMGLAMMGAGMPADGSMIYLSPAPLYHAAPIGWASTAHRLGGTVVVMEKFEPEAALKAIQDYKVTDSQWVPTHFVRFLKLDPALRTRYDLSSHQRALHAAAPCPVPIKQEMIEWWGPIVNEYYAGSEGIGMTLVKSEDWLTHPGSVGKAIYGTLHVCGAEGEDLPAGQDGLIYFENALLPTYHNDPEKTREAMHPKGWMTLGDIGHLDEDGFLFLTDRKSHMIISGGVNIYPQEIENLLVTHDKVMDAAVIGAPDPDLGEKVVAVVQPLDMADAGEALEHELREFLAPQLARMKMPKLFDFRPDLPREANGKLYKRELRDEYEAKVGA, encoded by the coding sequence ATGACCTTGCATCCGATCGCCCATGCCCAGACGAGGCCTGATGATCCCGCTGTGATTATGGCAGGCAGCGGCGCGCAAATGACCTTCGGAGAGCTGGACGCTGCCGCCAACCGGTTTGCGCAACTGCTGCGCGCACGCGGATTGCGCGCCAATGATGCCTTTGCGGTCTTGCTGGAAAACCGAATGGAGTTTTTCACAATAATTTGGGGCTCGCAGCGAGCTGGAACGATGCTTGTTCCGATTTCAACGCGTCTGACCGCGCCGGAAATCGCATATATCCTGCGGGATAGTGAAGCGAAATTTCTGATCACCTCGGCGGCTTTTGAAGATATCTTGCCCGGCATTCGCGAAGCCTGTCCCGATGTTCCGATACTTACGATTGGATCGGGTGACGAAAGCGATTTTGCGGCTCAACTGGATGCGCAAAGCGCCGATCCGATTGCGGATCAAAGCGCCGGGTTGGTGATGCTGTACTCGTCAGGGACGACCGGACGGCCGAAAGGCATTCGACCCGCGCCGCCCGAAGACCCCGATCCGCTTGCTCCCAATCCTTTGATGGGCCTTGCGATGATGGGGGCAGGAATGCCTGCGGATGGCTCGATGATCTATCTTTCGCCAGCGCCGCTTTATCATGCCGCCCCGATCGGCTGGGCTTCGACCGCGCACAGGCTCGGCGGGACAGTGGTGGTGATGGAGAAATTCGAGCCCGAGGCCGCTTTGAAAGCCATTCAGGATTACAAGGTTACAGACAGCCAGTGGGTCCCCACCCACTTTGTACGGTTCCTGAAGCTCGATCCGGCGCTGCGTACCAGATATGACCTGTCTAGCCATCAACGCGCTCTGCATGCTGCTGCTCCTTGCCCGGTGCCGATCAAACAGGAAATGATCGAATGGTGGGGCCCGATCGTGAACGAGTATTACGCAGGAAGCGAGGGCATCGGAATGACCTTGGTCAAATCCGAAGACTGGCTTACGCACCCCGGCAGCGTCGGCAAGGCGATTTACGGCACGCTGCATGTTTGCGGAGCCGAGGGCGAGGATCTGCCAGCGGGTCAGGACGGTCTGATCTATTTCGAGAACGCTCTTTTGCCGACTTACCACAACGACCCGGAAAAAACGCGAGAGGCGATGCATCCCAAAGGGTGGATGACGCTTGGTGATATCGGTCATCTCGACGAAGACGGGTTTCTGTTCCTGACCGACCGCAAAAGCCACATGATCATTTCGGGCGGGGTCAATATCTATCCTCAGGAAATCGAGAACCTGCTGGTCACGCATGACAAGGTGATGGATGCCGCCGTAATCGGTGCGCCTGATCCTGATCTGGGTGAGAAGGTTGTGGCGGTGGTGCAGCCGCTCGACATGGCTGATGCGGGCGAGGCGTTGGAACATGAACTGCGCGAATTTCTTGCCCCGCAGCTGGCACGGATGAAGATGCCCAAGCTGTTCGATTTCAGGCCTGATTTGCCGCGTGAAGCCAATGGCAAATTGTACAAGCGCGAGCTGCGCGATGAATATGAAGCCAAAGTCGGAGCATAG